A single Micromonospora luteifusca DNA region contains:
- a CDS encoding anti-sigma factor family protein — MTRCEFAHDDGAYVLGALAPAERAAYERHLGDCASCREAVAEIAVLPGLLGRLDPAGLEQILPPPAPPRVPALLEEAQRRRRRERAADRRRYALTTLAAAGLALLVGVGTAVVLPRPAGPSRPPVAQGSTPAPQVSMVSMRPVAATGPVHADLGLTGTEWGTEVAMRCSYDARTSYGKAYPFRLVARGPNGASEQIGSWLAAPGDAVQFTGITRFTDAELVSVELQRADGTPILTYAVP; from the coding sequence ATGACCCGGTGCGAGTTCGCGCACGACGACGGCGCGTACGTGCTGGGTGCCCTGGCCCCCGCCGAGCGGGCGGCCTACGAGCGGCACCTGGGCGACTGCGCCTCCTGCCGGGAGGCGGTCGCCGAGATCGCCGTCCTGCCCGGCTTGCTCGGGCGTCTCGACCCGGCGGGGTTGGAACAGATCCTCCCGCCGCCGGCCCCGCCCCGGGTGCCCGCACTGCTGGAGGAGGCCCAGCGTCGCCGGCGTCGGGAACGCGCCGCGGACCGGCGCCGGTACGCCCTGACCACGCTGGCTGCCGCCGGGCTGGCCCTGCTGGTCGGCGTGGGCACCGCCGTGGTGCTGCCCCGCCCTGCTGGCCCGTCCAGACCTCCGGTGGCGCAGGGCAGCACCCCCGCACCGCAGGTGTCGATGGTGTCCATGCGACCGGTGGCGGCCACCGGGCCGGTGCACGCCGACCTCGGGCTCACCGGCACCGAGTGGGGCACCGAGGTGGCCATGCGCTGCTCGTACGACGCGCGGACGAGCTACGGCAAGGCGTACCCGTTCCGGCTGGTGGCCCGCGGCCCGAACGGCGCCAGCGAGCAGATCGGCTCCTGGCTGGCCGCACCGGGCGACGCGGTCCAGTTCACCGGTATCACGAGGTTCACCGATGCGGAGCTGGTCAGCGTGGAACTCCAACGAGCCGATGGCACCCCCATCCTCACCTACGCCGTCCCCTGA
- the rarD gene encoding EamA family transporter RarD: MPLTVRGVTSLRLGYLYGLGAYLLWGFFPLYLKLLRPAGPLEILAHRIVWSVLFVALLLAALRNVGFLRALLRRPWAVAGIVAAAALIAVNWGAYIYGVNSDRVVETALGYFINPLVVVLLGVTVLRERLRPAQWVALGIGASAVVVLTVDYGRLPWLALTLAFSFAGYGLVKKRLGLPPAEGLFVESAVLALPAVGYLAWLSSRAESTFGHVSAGHTTLLVLAGAATAIPLLLFAGATNRLPLSSLGMIQYLAPILQLGCGVLIFHEPMPPARLAGFALVWLALVVFTADAVRNARRTRRTQTPRQPALIP, encoded by the coding sequence ATGCCCCTTACGGTAAGAGGCGTGACGTCACTCCGCCTGGGATACCTCTACGGCCTCGGCGCGTACCTGCTCTGGGGTTTCTTTCCGCTCTACCTCAAGCTGTTGCGACCGGCTGGCCCGCTGGAGATCCTGGCCCACCGCATCGTCTGGTCCGTACTCTTCGTGGCCCTGCTGCTGGCCGCGCTGCGCAACGTCGGCTTCCTGCGGGCGCTGCTGCGACGCCCCTGGGCGGTGGCCGGGATCGTCGCCGCCGCCGCGCTGATCGCCGTCAATTGGGGCGCCTACATCTACGGGGTCAACTCCGACCGGGTGGTGGAGACGGCACTCGGCTACTTCATCAACCCGCTGGTCGTGGTGCTGCTCGGGGTGACGGTGCTGCGGGAGCGGCTACGCCCGGCACAGTGGGTGGCGTTGGGAATCGGCGCCTCGGCGGTCGTGGTGCTCACGGTGGACTACGGCCGGTTGCCCTGGTTGGCGCTGACTCTGGCGTTCAGTTTCGCCGGCTACGGCCTGGTCAAGAAGCGGCTCGGGTTGCCTCCGGCGGAGGGGCTCTTCGTCGAGTCGGCGGTGCTGGCGCTGCCGGCGGTGGGCTACCTGGCCTGGCTGAGCAGTCGTGCCGAGTCCACCTTCGGGCACGTCTCGGCCGGGCACACCACGCTGCTGGTGCTCGCCGGTGCGGCCACGGCGATCCCGCTGCTCCTGTTCGCCGGGGCGACCAACCGGCTGCCCCTGAGCAGCCTCGGCATGATCCAGTACCTGGCTCCGATCCTCCAGCTCGGCTGCGGCGTGCTGATCTTCCACGAGCCGATGCCGCCGGCCCGCCTCGCCGGCTTCGCGCTGGTCTGGCTCGCCCTCGTCGTCTTCACCGCCGACGCCGTCCGCAACGCCCGCCGAACCCGCCGAACCCAAACCCCCAGACAACCCGCCCTGATCCCCTAA
- a CDS encoding phage holin family protein: MGFLKGLLIRLASTALAFWLATFLIPGISLESDSAGETVTTLLLVAVIFGVVNAVLQPIIKTVGCGFYLLTLGLIALVVNGLLFLLTSWIADQAGLPFSVDGFWPAAVLGALFVSIVTWILGAVLDRD, encoded by the coding sequence ATGGGTTTTCTGAAAGGTCTGCTGATTCGGCTGGCCAGCACGGCTCTGGCTTTCTGGCTTGCCACATTCCTCATTCCAGGCATCTCTCTGGAGTCCGACTCCGCCGGCGAAACGGTGACCACGCTGCTCCTGGTGGCGGTGATCTTCGGCGTGGTCAACGCGGTTCTCCAGCCGATCATCAAGACCGTCGGCTGTGGCTTCTACCTGCTGACCCTGGGTCTCATCGCGCTGGTGGTGAACGGGCTGCTGTTCCTGCTCACCAGCTGGATCGCCGATCAGGCCGGGTTGCCGTTCTCTGTGGACGGCTTCTGGCCGGCCGCCGTGCTCGGTGCCCTCTTCGTGAGCATCGTGACCTGGATCCTCGGCGCCGTCCTCGATCGGGACTGA
- the eccE gene encoding type VII secretion protein EccE: MPATVPTGRGGTVPAITTGGPNPAIPVRSGRSAVPGAIGAGEPAGSGRPAAGGLGSAGQRTPGRRSPVTRWVAPGRRAGAGVRAGQLVTAQVAAALVLTALGRPAPVIAATALVAALLVVVAGVRLRGRWLFEWLGTAVGHLTRRRALAGPAGAADLLDLVAPGTVVRSTELAGGPAAVLEDTAGMVALLELGDPGDLLGDVSRAIPAPSTLLPPAGPDVPPLRVQLLLAGAPAPVPAAVGTVGTSYRQLTDGRLTGRERAVVAVRVLRVDGWSEEDLGRVLAGTVRRIVRRLGSLTARPLGVPAALRVLGELAHHDGHPVRESWPALRTGALFQATFRLVQWPDEGGTGGRRLVPRLLALPATATTVSITAGPSPITEAGGVPTELTVRLAAVTAVELAAATEALNRLVTDLGGELRRLDGRHLFGLAATLPLALTAPGAQARPAVEDWELTLGDAGMMVGTNRHGRAVTVRLFRPESTRVLLVGGVRAAQLVALRALALGALVVVQTARPRAWEPFVRGVGVGAPGGMIPLITPGRAVADGVGTALRPLLLIVDAGPVSAEAEQGPPWRATLVVRDELTPADVDVLSRADLALLQPLNAAEAALAGAALGLGGSAEWLTRIRDDMVAVVNRRALRWALLSPTPIESQLIGRPARG; the protein is encoded by the coding sequence CTGCCCGCCACGGTCCCCACTGGTCGAGGAGGCACGGTGCCGGCGATCACCACCGGAGGACCGAACCCCGCGATCCCGGTCCGGTCGGGGCGGAGCGCCGTGCCGGGAGCGATCGGAGCGGGCGAGCCGGCCGGGTCGGGCCGACCCGCGGCGGGCGGCCTCGGCTCCGCGGGGCAGCGCACGCCCGGTCGCCGGTCCCCCGTCACTCGCTGGGTCGCGCCCGGTCGGCGGGCGGGCGCCGGGGTGCGGGCCGGCCAACTGGTCACCGCGCAGGTCGCCGCCGCGCTCGTCCTCACCGCCCTCGGCCGGCCCGCTCCCGTCATCGCCGCCACCGCACTCGTCGCCGCGCTGCTGGTGGTGGTCGCCGGGGTCCGGCTGCGGGGCCGATGGCTCTTCGAGTGGCTGGGCACCGCCGTCGGGCACCTGACCCGACGCCGGGCGCTGGCCGGGCCCGCCGGAGCGGCCGACCTGCTCGACCTGGTCGCCCCGGGCACCGTCGTCCGCTCGACGGAGCTGGCCGGCGGGCCGGCCGCTGTTCTGGAGGACACCGCGGGCATGGTGGCGCTGCTGGAGCTTGGCGACCCCGGTGACCTGCTCGGTGACGTGTCCCGGGCGATTCCCGCGCCGTCCACGTTGCTGCCCCCGGCTGGGCCGGACGTGCCGCCGCTGCGGGTCCAACTGCTGCTCGCCGGTGCACCGGCGCCGGTGCCCGCCGCGGTCGGCACGGTCGGCACGTCGTACCGGCAGCTCACCGACGGGCGGCTCACCGGGCGGGAGCGGGCGGTGGTGGCGGTCCGGGTGCTGCGGGTGGACGGGTGGTCTGAGGAGGATCTGGGCCGCGTACTCGCCGGCACGGTACGCCGCATCGTCCGCCGGCTCGGCTCGCTGACCGCGCGGCCGCTCGGCGTGCCCGCGGCGCTGCGTGTCCTGGGCGAGCTGGCCCACCACGACGGCCATCCGGTTCGGGAGTCCTGGCCGGCGCTCCGGACCGGCGCCCTGTTCCAGGCCACCTTCCGGCTGGTCCAGTGGCCGGACGAGGGCGGTACGGGTGGACGGCGGCTGGTGCCCCGGCTGCTGGCGCTGCCGGCGACCGCGACGACGGTGTCGATCACCGCGGGGCCGTCGCCGATCACCGAGGCCGGCGGGGTGCCGACCGAGCTGACCGTACGCCTGGCCGCCGTGACGGCGGTCGAGCTGGCCGCGGCCACCGAGGCGCTGAATCGCCTGGTGACCGACCTGGGTGGGGAGCTGCGACGGCTCGACGGCAGGCACCTGTTCGGGTTGGCCGCAACGCTGCCGTTGGCGCTGACCGCGCCCGGGGCGCAGGCCCGTCCCGCAGTCGAGGACTGGGAGTTGACCCTGGGCGACGCGGGAATGATGGTCGGCACGAACCGGCACGGCAGAGCCGTCACCGTGCGCCTGTTCCGGCCGGAGAGCACTCGGGTGCTGCTGGTCGGCGGAGTGCGCGCCGCCCAGTTGGTGGCCCTGCGAGCCTTGGCGCTCGGCGCCCTGGTGGTGGTGCAGACCGCTCGGCCGCGCGCCTGGGAGCCGTTCGTCCGGGGGGTGGGAGTGGGCGCGCCGGGCGGGATGATCCCGCTGATCACACCCGGTCGGGCGGTCGCCGACGGGGTGGGCACCGCGCTGCGTCCGTTGCTGCTGATCGTCGACGCTGGGCCGGTGTCGGCGGAGGCCGAGCAGGGCCCGCCGTGGCGGGCCACCCTGGTGGTACGGGACGAGCTGACCCCGGCGGACGTGGACGTCCTGAGCCGGGCCGATCTGGCGTTGCTGCAACCGCTGAACGCGGCCGAGGCCGCGCTGGCCGGCGCTGCGCTCGGGCTGGGCGGCTCGGCCGAGTGGCTGACCCGGATCCGGGACGACATGGTCGCCGTGGTCAACCGGCGGGCGCTGCGCTGGGCGCTGCTCTCGCCCACTCCGATCGAGTCGCAACTGATCGGGCGGCCAGCGCGAGGGTGA
- a CDS encoding WXG100 family type VII secretion target, which translates to MSQTQAEAAVMQQTAAKFEQVDQSLQSMLTGLLAELQVLQQAWRGAGGRSFEQVKQQWSQDQAALHRALRETAGAIRTAGRQYDVSDDDAASRVAGTNRGGIQLPL; encoded by the coding sequence GTGTCCCAGACCCAGGCAGAAGCCGCGGTGATGCAGCAGACCGCCGCGAAGTTCGAGCAGGTGGACCAGTCTTTGCAGTCCATGCTGACCGGCCTGCTGGCCGAGCTGCAGGTGTTGCAGCAGGCCTGGCGTGGGGCCGGTGGCCGGTCGTTCGAGCAGGTCAAGCAGCAATGGTCACAGGACCAGGCGGCGCTGCACCGGGCCCTGCGGGAGACCGCTGGCGCGATCCGCACCGCCGGCCGGCAGTACGACGTGTCCGACGACGACGCGGCCAGCCGGGTGGCCGGCACCAACCGCGGCGGCATCCAGCTGCCGCTCTGA
- a CDS encoding WXG100 family type VII secretion target, translating to MDHGVLVVNFAALQQAGADIQKALNTLDSQLGQLERDAAPLVASWTGEARQAYEQRQARWRSASQDLQAMLRDIKLAVNDSASDYLDTEKKNTGLFQ from the coding sequence ATGGACCACGGTGTGCTGGTCGTCAACTTCGCCGCGCTTCAGCAGGCCGGCGCGGACATCCAGAAGGCGCTGAACACACTCGATTCGCAGCTCGGCCAACTCGAACGAGATGCGGCCCCGTTGGTGGCGAGCTGGACGGGTGAGGCGCGACAGGCCTACGAGCAGCGGCAGGCGCGGTGGCGGTCCGCCTCGCAGGACCTTCAGGCGATGCTGCGTGACATCAAGTTGGCGGTGAACGACTCCGCCAGCGACTACCTGGACACCGAGAAGAAGAACACCGGGCTGTTCCAGTGA
- the mycP gene encoding type VII secretion-associated serine protease mycosin — MSRSITRPVLAGLAASLLTVPALPTVAATARLRTAPMCATPLAPVQPVTAAPWPQQRYDPARLAPLATGAGVTVAVVDSGVDRAHPQLAGRVLAGTDLLDPGGDGSQDCAGHGTGVASIIAAAPQPGVAFRGLAPGARIMPVRVSEQQVVQGRESGRTVSAGEFARAIRWAVDHDADVVNLSVVLYADDPEVRSAVRYAVDRDVVLVAAAGNLHDSGDPQPFPAGYDGVLGVGAIGADGGRATFSQTGAYVDLVAPGSEVLTAAPGAGHHQVEGTSYAAPFVAATAALLREYRPELTAAQVAERIIATADPAPGAGHGGGYGAGVLNPYRAVTETGGGRAADPQPVAVLADDRADPALLARQARRATAQDRALLVGAVVGMTAATVALLALVLPRGARRRWRPADPA, encoded by the coding sequence ATGTCTCGATCGATCACGCGCCCGGTCCTCGCAGGTCTCGCCGCCAGCCTGCTGACCGTACCGGCTCTCCCGACCGTCGCCGCCACCGCCAGGCTCCGGACGGCACCGATGTGCGCGACCCCACTCGCCCCCGTCCAACCGGTCACGGCCGCACCGTGGCCACAGCAACGGTACGACCCCGCCCGGCTCGCGCCGCTGGCCACCGGCGCCGGGGTGACCGTGGCGGTGGTCGACTCCGGGGTGGATCGGGCCCACCCTCAGCTGGCCGGGCGTGTGCTGGCCGGCACCGACCTGCTCGACCCCGGCGGGGACGGCAGTCAGGACTGCGCCGGACACGGCACCGGTGTGGCGAGCATCATCGCGGCGGCACCCCAGCCCGGAGTCGCCTTCCGCGGTCTGGCGCCGGGTGCCCGGATCATGCCGGTGCGGGTGAGTGAGCAGCAGGTGGTGCAGGGGCGGGAGTCGGGGCGTACGGTCAGCGCTGGCGAGTTCGCCCGGGCCATCCGGTGGGCCGTCGACCACGACGCCGACGTGGTGAACCTGTCCGTGGTGCTGTACGCGGACGACCCGGAGGTCCGGTCGGCCGTGCGGTACGCGGTCGACCGGGACGTGGTGCTCGTGGCCGCCGCTGGCAACCTGCACGACAGCGGGGACCCCCAACCGTTTCCCGCTGGCTATGACGGGGTGCTCGGCGTGGGGGCGATCGGGGCGGACGGTGGGCGGGCGACCTTCTCGCAGACCGGCGCGTACGTCGATCTGGTCGCCCCGGGCAGCGAGGTGCTGACCGCAGCGCCCGGGGCAGGGCATCATCAGGTCGAGGGGACCAGTTACGCGGCGCCCTTCGTGGCCGCCACCGCTGCGTTGCTGCGGGAATACCGGCCCGAGTTGACCGCCGCCCAGGTGGCGGAACGCATAATCGCCACCGCCGATCCAGCTCCCGGCGCAGGCCACGGCGGCGGGTACGGTGCCGGCGTGCTGAACCCGTACCGGGCGGTCACCGAGACCGGCGGCGGTCGCGCGGCCGACCCACAGCCGGTCGCGGTGCTCGCCGACGACCGGGCCGACCCGGCGCTGCTCGCCCGCCAGGCCCGCCGAGCCACTGCGCAGGACCGGGCCCTGCTGGTCGGTGCGGTGGTCGGCATGACCGCCGCCACCGTGGCGCTGCTGGCCCTGGTGTTGCCTCGTGGTGCCCGCCGCCGCTGGCGCCCGGCGGACCCGGCCTGA
- a CDS encoding SseB family protein: MTEWEPATEAEVAMRDALRANDQELYFRLLSRSDLLLPVSAPAQPGQAPAGWGTWTTGGRTHVLAFTSAAALRACLGEHPGSNRRIPFADLAVGWPNQEWWLAVNPGLPVEGYLPAWFVSQLSRGDVRLPGRAMGARARLERAETLARTRTGASGRDTAPAAGSPPVTSAAQPGLAPGPPAPVPPAPVPPAPVPPAPVPPAPVPPSPIPSRRAARGAMPRAAGAPSAPGPASRMPGPTEPPRRPGEEDLPAAGQRYPSDPPRPGAPGTSALPRTGRPSRFTPLAPADRPGVGPADQPGPGVGWPAANRPGDVDGLAASNGNGGPPAARRSFFDPTPARDRVSDPTSSGGRSGDRAAPPTRFGRGSQPFPRRRPADAPAEETATRAFPMTDPDATRPLRQPAGDLGASRGVRAPAAGEEDTQPLPPRRPDPMAEEPTRAFRVTGEPPPTRVAPRPSPPADETQAIPPGRPSRFGPVEELSPSVAEPVSGPPAPRRGFTPIVIEGTIIESRDLTDPVETGGPFDATSQPRPAEAAPPPFGSTHSGPSLFSPSSFSPNRSGPASFSPSQPGPDPSAPTFTDPAEAGPADAGMSDAGMSGAGLSDGGMSGAGLSDAGLSDAGLSDASMSGAGLSDGGFGGVHTDHRGGVPVGGDRADIGGSSVGATGSDQTVSGENTIADGDGQRPSADEPAPVGFEPANTVEEDLLGAAGAGSTDTFLSTLLLARVLLPAAPDSVRGSRPGDSGFVWRTAQLDGETYVVVYTSPERLADHVEGEVDTVRVKFAQLIRRWPDEDWSFAVNPGTPVGAKLPGEQIVALANWAAEVGLGDDLEVDPEEAPAVAEPTARPRYAPAAVDPARPTVMQKAIAPSQLAYYLDRGYDRVSGFVHRAGELAHLTTPAQVHDALGLSYPGSPFARDAEEIYVLRWPAHRPSLYRIPYGGQNEPAMRAMEGWVIERPPFRGNGFAPGESSDVVAEFKVDSARLPHGTQLWRIGADGTERVVAELDTDAVVWRRVGEA, from the coding sequence GTGACCGAATGGGAGCCGGCCACGGAGGCCGAGGTGGCGATGCGTGACGCGCTGCGCGCCAACGACCAGGAGCTCTACTTCAGGCTGCTGTCCCGCAGCGACCTGTTGCTGCCGGTCTCCGCGCCGGCGCAGCCCGGCCAGGCACCCGCCGGCTGGGGCACCTGGACCACCGGTGGCCGGACCCACGTGCTGGCCTTCACGTCCGCTGCCGCTCTGCGGGCCTGTCTCGGCGAACACCCCGGGAGCAACCGCCGCATTCCCTTCGCGGACCTCGCGGTCGGCTGGCCCAACCAGGAATGGTGGCTTGCCGTCAACCCGGGTCTGCCGGTCGAGGGCTACCTACCGGCCTGGTTCGTGTCTCAACTCTCCCGGGGTGACGTGCGGCTGCCCGGTCGCGCCATGGGCGCTCGGGCTCGCCTGGAGCGGGCGGAGACCCTGGCCCGCACCCGGACCGGCGCGTCCGGCCGGGATACCGCGCCAGCCGCTGGCTCGCCTCCCGTGACGAGTGCTGCACAGCCCGGACTCGCCCCGGGTCCGCCGGCCCCGGTCCCACCTGCCCCGGTCCCACCTGCCCCGGTCCCACCTGCCCCGGTTCCGCCGGCCCCGGTTCCGCCGTCCCCGATCCCGTCTCGGAGGGCCGCGCGGGGTGCGATGCCCCGGGCGGCGGGCGCGCCGTCGGCGCCCGGCCCGGCATCGCGGATGCCCGGCCCCACTGAGCCGCCGCGCCGACCCGGTGAGGAAGACCTGCCCGCCGCCGGTCAGCGGTACCCGAGCGACCCACCCCGGCCCGGCGCGCCGGGCACCAGCGCCCTGCCCCGCACGGGCCGGCCGTCCCGGTTCACACCGTTGGCGCCCGCCGACCGTCCCGGTGTCGGTCCGGCCGATCAACCGGGCCCAGGCGTGGGCTGGCCGGCAGCGAACCGGCCGGGCGACGTCGATGGCCTGGCCGCGAGCAACGGCAACGGCGGGCCCCCGGCCGCTCGGCGCTCCTTCTTCGACCCCACCCCCGCGCGGGATCGGGTGTCCGACCCGACATCGAGCGGCGGTCGATCCGGTGACCGCGCGGCCCCACCAACCCGATTCGGGCGGGGCAGCCAGCCCTTCCCACGCCGCCGCCCGGCCGACGCGCCGGCCGAGGAGACCGCGACACGGGCCTTTCCGATGACGGATCCGGACGCCACCCGGCCGCTGCGGCAGCCGGCCGGTGACCTCGGTGCGTCCCGAGGGGTACGCGCACCGGCAGCCGGCGAGGAAGACACCCAGCCGTTGCCTCCGCGCCGGCCCGATCCGATGGCAGAGGAGCCCACCCGCGCCTTCCGGGTGACGGGCGAGCCGCCGCCGACCAGAGTCGCGCCGCGACCCAGCCCTCCGGCGGACGAGACCCAGGCGATCCCGCCCGGCCGGCCGAGCCGATTCGGGCCGGTCGAGGAGTTGTCGCCGTCCGTCGCGGAACCGGTCTCCGGTCCGCCCGCGCCGCGCCGTGGCTTCACGCCCATCGTCATCGAGGGCACCATCATCGAGTCCCGCGACCTCACCGACCCGGTCGAGACCGGCGGTCCGTTCGACGCGACCTCGCAGCCCCGCCCGGCCGAGGCAGCCCCGCCGCCGTTCGGCTCGACGCACTCCGGCCCGAGTCTGTTCAGTCCGTCGTCCTTCAGTCCCAACCGGTCCGGTCCCGCGTCGTTCAGCCCGAGTCAGCCCGGACCTGACCCATCCGCTCCGACCTTCACGGACCCGGCAGAGGCCGGCCCCGCCGACGCCGGCATGAGCGACGCCGGCATGAGTGGCGCAGGCTTGAGCGACGGCGGCATGAGTGGCGCCGGCCTGAGCGACGCCGGCCTGAGCGACGCCGGCCTGAGCGACGCCAGCATGAGTGGCGCAGGCTTGAGCGACGGCGGCTTTGGCGGTGTGCACACCGATCACCGTGGTGGCGTCCCGGTCGGTGGAGATCGCGCCGACATCGGCGGCTCGTCGGTCGGCGCGACCGGCTCGGACCAGACCGTCAGCGGCGAGAACACCATCGCGGACGGTGACGGGCAGCGCCCGTCCGCCGACGAACCGGCGCCGGTCGGGTTCGAGCCGGCCAACACCGTCGAGGAAGACCTGCTCGGCGCCGCCGGTGCCGGCAGCACCGACACGTTCCTGTCCACGCTGCTGCTGGCCCGGGTGTTGCTGCCGGCGGCACCGGACTCGGTGCGCGGAAGCCGCCCCGGTGACTCGGGCTTCGTCTGGCGTACGGCGCAGCTCGACGGCGAGACGTACGTGGTGGTCTACACGTCGCCGGAACGCCTCGCCGACCACGTCGAGGGCGAGGTCGACACGGTCCGGGTGAAGTTCGCCCAACTGATCCGGCGCTGGCCGGACGAGGACTGGTCGTTCGCCGTCAACCCGGGCACCCCGGTCGGTGCCAAGTTGCCCGGAGAGCAGATCGTCGCGTTGGCCAACTGGGCCGCCGAGGTGGGGCTCGGTGACGACCTGGAGGTGGACCCGGAGGAAGCGCCGGCCGTGGCGGAGCCCACCGCCCGCCCCCGGTACGCCCCAGCGGCGGTCGACCCGGCCCGCCCGACGGTCATGCAGAAGGCGATCGCACCCAGCCAACTCGCCTACTACCTGGATCGGGGATACGACCGGGTCTCCGGCTTCGTGCACCGGGCCGGTGAGTTGGCCCACCTGACCACGCCAGCTCAGGTGCACGACGCGCTCGGCCTCAGCTACCCCGGCTCGCCGTTCGCCCGCGACGCCGAGGAGATCTACGTGCTGCGGTGGCCGGCGCACCGGCCGAGCCTCTACCGGATCCCGTACGGCGGTCAGAACGAGCCGGCGATGCGGGCCATGGAGGGCTGGGTCATCGAGCGTCCACCGTTCCGGGGTAACGGCTTCGCCCCGGGTGAGAGCAGCGACGTGGTGGCGGAGTTCAAGGTGGACAGCGCGCGTCTTCCGCACGGCACGCAGTTGTGGCGGATCGGCGCGGACGGCACCGAGCGGGTGGTCGCGGAACTGGACACCGACGCGGTGGTCTGGCGACGGGTCGGTGAGGCGTGA
- a CDS encoding alpha/beta fold hydrolase has product MTDQRGGAVDESCVLTEGPWTHRFVGANGTRFHVVEAGTGPMVLFLHGFPEHWWAWHQMLPAVADAGFRAVAVDLRGYGASDKPPRGYDGYTLAADIAGLIRALGERSTTIVGSGVGGMVGWTVASFHPALVRRLVVLGAPHPLRLRAGIFADPRGQFAASTPALKFQLPRYEHVLTRDGAAAVTEILRRWGGPRWVAGPDFEAYAERCREAMCIPQAAFCAMEGYRWAFRSLLRLHGYRFVRLMQKPLATPTLQLHGALDTASLPRTALGSGRYVVAPYEWRLLDGVGHFPHLEAPELVLGEILRWAKS; this is encoded by the coding sequence ATGACCGACCAGCGCGGCGGAGCCGTCGACGAGTCCTGCGTCCTCACCGAGGGGCCGTGGACGCACCGCTTCGTCGGAGCCAACGGCACCCGGTTCCACGTGGTCGAAGCCGGCACCGGGCCGATGGTGCTCTTCCTGCACGGCTTCCCGGAGCACTGGTGGGCGTGGCACCAGATGCTGCCGGCGGTAGCCGACGCCGGCTTCCGGGCGGTCGCCGTCGACCTGCGCGGCTACGGCGCCAGCGACAAACCACCCCGGGGGTACGACGGCTACACCCTCGCCGCCGACATCGCCGGGTTGATCCGCGCCCTCGGTGAACGATCGACGACGATCGTCGGCAGCGGCGTCGGCGGCATGGTGGGCTGGACGGTGGCCTCATTCCACCCGGCCCTGGTCCGCCGTCTCGTCGTGCTGGGGGCGCCACACCCGCTGCGACTGCGCGCCGGCATCTTCGCCGACCCGCGCGGGCAGTTCGCCGCCTCCACCCCCGCGCTGAAGTTCCAGCTACCCCGCTACGAGCACGTACTGACCCGGGACGGCGCGGCGGCCGTCACCGAGATCCTGCGCCGCTGGGGCGGGCCACGCTGGGTCGCCGGGCCGGATTTCGAGGCGTACGCCGAGCGGTGCCGGGAGGCGATGTGCATTCCGCAGGCCGCGTTCTGCGCCATGGAGGGGTACCGCTGGGCGTTCCGTTCGCTGCTGCGGTTGCACGGCTACCGGTTCGTCCGCCTTATGCAGAAACCGCTGGCCACCCCGACCCTGCAACTGCACGGCGCCCTGGACACCGCCTCCCTGCCGCGCACCGCCCTGGGCTCCGGCCGCTACGTCGTCGCCCCTTACGAGTGGCGGCTGCTCGACGGGGTGGGGCACTTCCCGCACCTGGAGGCACCGGAGCTGGTGCTCGGCGAAATCCTCCGCTGGGCCAAGAGCTGA